The DNA segment CACCGAACCGGCTGGTACGCCGTTCATCGCATGGCCCCGTTCGCCGCGTCAGACCCTCAGCTGAGGGCCGAGGAGGTCGCCAGCAGCTCCTCCACCCGCGGCCGCGCCTCCTCGGCGGCGCTCTCGTTGAGGAACGCCAGGCGGGTGCGGCGGTGGAGGATGTCCTCGGCGGTACAGGCCATCTCGACGCGGCTCCCGTAGATGACCTCGGCCTCTATGTGCGGGTATCCGGCGGCCAGCCTTCCCCCGTAGCCCTGAGCCGCGATCGTGGCCACCTCGGTCGCCTTGCTGCCGTAAGCGCGGTGGAGATGCGCGGCGACATCCTCGTCCAGGCCCGCCCGCTCGAGCTGGGCGATACCGTCGGCGCCGAAGCCCTCGGCCCCCCGAAGCGGAAGCGTCTCGGTGGCGGAGCCGCGCGAAGGCTCGAGCCGGCCCACGCGCACGGCCCGGTCGACGGCGTCGAGCGCCATCTTCCGGTAGGTGGTCCACTTCCCGCCGGTGATCGTCAGGAGGCCCGACTCGCTCACCTCGATGAGGTGGTCGCGCACCAGGCCCGACGTGCCCTTCTTGCTGTCGTTGGACACCAGCGGCCGCAGGCCCGACCAGGAAGAGAGCACGTCGCCGCGGCCCACCGGCAGGTCGAAATAGTGGCGCAGGTGGCGGAGGATGTATTCGATGTCCTCCTCGCTGGCCTGCGGGTCCTCGCTGAGCGGAGCCGGGTTGTCGGTGGTTCCCACCAGCGTGTGCCCCAGCCAGGGGAGGAGGAAGAGAACGCGTCCGTCTTCGGTCTTGGGGATGAGCAGTCCGGTTTCGGGTGGGGAGAAGTGGGCGTCGAGCACGATATGGGTGCCTGAGCTGGTGCTCAGCAGCCTCCTGGCGCCCGGATCGTCGAGCAGTCTGATCTCGTCGCAGAAGGGACCGGTGGCGTTCACGACGACCTTGGCGTCGATCTCCCAACTCTCACCCGTCAGAGTGTCCTTCACCACGGCGCCTCTCAGCCGGCCGCCCTCCTCGAGCAGGTCGCTGGCAGCAACGTGGTTGGCTACGGTCGCGCCCTGCTGGGCGGCGGTGAGCGCCAGCGAGACGTTCATGCGGGCGTCGTCGAACTGGCCGTCGTAGTAGAGGACTCCACCCTTGAGGCCCTCCTTGCGGAGCATCGGGAAACGCCTGGTGGCCTCGGCGCGTCCCAGAAGCCGGCTGCTCTCGAGGTTGGCGCGCCCTGCCAGCAGGTCGTAGATCTTGAGGCCGGTGAAGTAGTAGGGGATCTCGAAGAGGCCGTAGAGGGGAGTGAGGAGCGGCAGCGGCCGGCTCAGGTGGGGAGCTATCCGCAGCAGTACCGCGCGCTCCTTGAGGGCGTCGCGCACCAGGTCGAGCTGGCCCCGGTCGAACTCCTTGACCGCCTTCTCCAGGTAGCGAACTCCGCCATGGATCAGTTTGGTGCTGCGGCTGCTGGTACCGGCGGCGAAGTCCTCCTTCTCGACCAACGCCACGTCGAGCCCCCGTGTGGCGGCGTCGAGGGCGATGCCGGTACCGGTTGCCCCTCCGCCCAGCACGAGCATGTCGAAGCGCCGGCTCTTGAGGCGCCCGATCGCGTCTGCCCGGTTCAAGCGACACCCCGTCCGCTCGCTTCGAGCATCAGTTCAGGGTCGTCACCGATGATCCCGTCGGCCCCCCACGCGAGGAGTCGGGACGCCAGCTCGGCGTCGTTGATGGTCCAGGCGAACACGAACAGGCCCCGCTCATGCCACCCGGCCAGCCGCTCCTCGGACACCAGCGAGTGGTGGGGGTGAACGCCGGCCACCGGCAGGCAGGGGAGCAGATCCAGGGCGACCTCCTCGCCCACGAGGAGCGCCAGCGGCAGAGGCGCTGCCTCCTGCTCGAGGCGGAGGATCGCGAAGGGATCGAAGGTCGAGATCCAGGCGCGGTCCTTCGCCGGACCGCGCCACCTTTCGAGAGCGCGCACCAGCAGCTCCTCCCGACCGTCGGCCTTGGGCACGGCATGCTTCAGTTCGATGTTGAGACGGGCGGAGGGGAACTCCTCGAGCAGCTCCAGGACCTGCTCGAACCGCGGAACCAACGGAGCCCGGGTGGAGAGCTCCGCCCAGGAGAGATCGGTTATGAACGCGCCCTCGACGTCGGGATCGTGGTGTACCGCCAGAACGCCGTCGTTGGTACGGTGCAGGTCGAGTTCGAGACCGTCGACGCCGGCTCCTAGTGCGGCGCGGAAGGAGGCGAGGGTGTTCTCCGGCGCCAGCCTGGGTGCTCCGCGATGTCCGATGAGCGATGCCATCTTCAACCCCTCACTTCCAGCGATTCGAGCAATCCGTCGAGTCCACTCACGACCTCCACCTCTTCCCTCCACGGTGAGCGTCCCAGCCGGGCGTCGTCGGCTCGGGTAGCGCCGCTCAGCACCAGCACCCCGGGTATCCCCACCGTGAGGGCCATCTCCACGTCGGTCTCCAGGCGGTCGCCCACCATGGCGCAGCGCGAGAGATCGACGCCGGCAGCGGCGGCCGCCTCCTCGATGAAACGCCGGTTCGGCTTGCCGACCACCTCCTCGGGTCTCCTGCCGGTGGACGCTTCGATGAGAGCCATCACCGATCCGGCGTCGGGGATGTAACCGCCTGCTACCGGACAGTTCGCGTCGGGATGGCTGGCCAGGTAGCGGCTGCCTTCACGGAGGAAGGAGCAGGCGCGGGTGAGCCGGGCGAAGTCGAGATCGGGATCGAACCCCAGGACGACGAAGTCGGGCCGGTCCTCGACCACGGAGATCCCGGCGGCGCCGAGTTCGGCTGCGAACGCGGGCGTGCCCAGTAGGTAGACCGAGGCTTCCGGGTGAGTGCGTGCCAGGTAGCCGGCTGTCGCCTGTCCGCTGGTGAAGACGTTCTCGCTCGTTACCGGAAAACCCATCCGAGACAGTTTGACGGCATACTCCCGGGAGCTGCGCGAGGAGTTGTTGGTCAGGAAGGTGAAACCGGTGCCGGAGCGGCGGAAGTGCTCGATCAGGGGGAGCGCGCCGGGTAGCGGTTCACCCCCCAGGTAGGTAGTTCCATCGAGGTCGAGGAACCAGTGCTGCACCGGTCGCAGCCTCTCCGCTCGGTCGTTGCCGCTCGTCACGCTCCTCCTTCGAATCGGCGCTGTCATTTTCTGACACTCTGCACGGCCGTGTTAGTCATCAGCTTACGAGCGCCGAGCAGCGCTGTCAATCTGAGAGAACGCCACGAGCCTCGCCTGCGTCGGACGGTCCCGCTACCGCAGTCGGACTTCCGCCCCGCACTCCGACCCCGGCTGGCCCGGTCGAACCCCGCGCGGAGCCGACTTCTCCTTTCACAAGTAGCGGACTTCATCGCATCTTCGGCTCCGACGTTGTCGCAATGGCCTTTGATGACG comes from the Trueperaceae bacterium genome and includes:
- a CDS encoding FAD-dependent oxidoreductase is translated as MNRADAIGRLKSRRFDMLVLGGGATGTGIALDAATRGLDVALVEKEDFAAGTSSRSTKLIHGGVRYLEKAVKEFDRGQLDLVRDALKERAVLLRIAPHLSRPLPLLTPLYGLFEIPYYFTGLKIYDLLAGRANLESSRLLGRAEATRRFPMLRKEGLKGGVLYYDGQFDDARMNVSLALTAAQQGATVANHVAASDLLEEGGRLRGAVVKDTLTGESWEIDAKVVVNATGPFCDEIRLLDDPGARRLLSTSSGTHIVLDAHFSPPETGLLIPKTEDGRVLFLLPWLGHTLVGTTDNPAPLSEDPQASEEDIEYILRHLRHYFDLPVGRGDVLSSWSGLRPLVSNDSKKGTSGLVRDHLIEVSESGLLTITGGKWTTYRKMALDAVDRAVRVGRLEPSRGSATETLPLRGAEGFGADGIAQLERAGLDEDVAAHLHRAYGSKATEVATIAAQGYGGRLAAGYPHIEAEVIYGSRVEMACTAEDILHRRTRLAFLNESAAEEARPRVEELLATSSALS
- a CDS encoding glycerophosphodiester phosphodiesterase, with the protein product MASLIGHRGAPRLAPENTLASFRAALGAGVDGLELDLHRTNDGVLAVHHDPDVEGAFITDLSWAELSTRAPLVPRFEQVLELLEEFPSARLNIELKHAVPKADGREELLVRALERWRGPAKDRAWISTFDPFAILRLEQEAAPLPLALLVGEEVALDLLPCLPVAGVHPHHSLVSEERLAGWHERGLFVFAWTINDAELASRLLAWGADGIIGDDPELMLEASGRGVA
- a CDS encoding HAD-IIA family hydrolase gives rise to the protein MTSGNDRAERLRPVQHWFLDLDGTTYLGGEPLPGALPLIEHFRRSGTGFTFLTNNSSRSSREYAVKLSRMGFPVTSENVFTSGQATAGYLARTHPEASVYLLGTPAFAAELGAAGISVVEDRPDFVVLGFDPDLDFARLTRACSFLREGSRYLASHPDANCPVAGGYIPDAGSVMALIEASTGRRPEEVVGKPNRRFIEEAAAAAGVDLSRCAMVGDRLETDVEMALTVGIPGVLVLSGATRADDARLGRSPWREEVEVVSGLDGLLESLEVRG